A region of the Gammaproteobacteria bacterium genome:
CCTTTCCAACTTTTATTGTACAATTTTTTGACAGCTGAAACCGTGTCAGGCGATTGTTCAATTAATTCTTCAGCTAACTGCATCGCCGCCTCTTTGGGAGTTTCAGACAAATGCGTAACTAATCCAAAATCTTTTGCCTGTTTTCCATCAATGATTTTTGCAGTCCATGTGAGTTCTTTAGCAACATCCAAACGACAATGGGTTCGCAGGGCAAGCAAACCGCCCATATCAGGAATCAAGCCCCAACGACCCTCCATAATCGACAAAGAAGCATTAGGTGTGGCAATGCGAATATCCGCACCCAGAGCAATATGCAAGCCACCACCCCAACAACGACCATGAATCACAGTAATGACGGGAACACCAATTTTTTGCCATCCGGTCGAAACAAATTGAGCCAGATTGGATGAAAAGGGATTCCATTTTTTTAATAATTTCAGCGGCGCTGATTTGGATTTCATAATTGATTTTACATCCAAACCGGAACAAAAATCCTCACCCTCACCGGAAACAATCACCGCTCTAATGTCACGATTTTTTCTGAGTTTTTTAATTGTGTCAGCAATCGCTTTAAACATCTCCATATCCAAAGCATTGCGTTTATGCGGACGAGCCAAACTGACAAAAGCAATCTGGTTTTCAATTTTTAACTCAACTCGTGAAGACTCGCTCATGATTTTTCAATACTATTTAAACCAACATACTTTAGCGGATGTTGAGGGATGTGTCTATTGAAACAAGATTGATATTCAACTTGTTCATAAGAAACTTTACAGCAATAATAAAAACACATATAATGACACATATAATTTATAAAAAAGTCAATATGGGACAAGTTACAATATATCTCGAAGATGAAATAGAAAAAAAAATGGTTGAGGCGGCTCAATCAGCCAATCTTTCCAAAAGCAAATGGATTGCGAAACTAATACAGGAAAAGGTCAATTCCGAATGGCCTTTATCAGTTCAGGAAGCCGCCGGTAGCTGGGATGTCTTCCCAAGTGCTGAAGAATTGCGTAACAATCAGGGCAAAGATACAAAACGGGAAGAGCTATAATGTATCTTCTGGATACAAACATTCTAATTTATTTTTTCAAAGGAGCCGGAAAAGTCGCCTCTAAACTTCTCTCTGTTTCACCCAAAGAAATTTCAATATCTTCAATCACACTGTTTGAAATTGAGTTAGGTATTGCTAAATCCAACTCTCCTGAAAAGCGAATGAAACAATTACAAGACCTTTGTTCAGTCATTGAGGTCATTCCATTTGCCGAAAAAGAGTCCAAAGTGTCTGCAACACTCAGAGCAACTTTGGAAAACAAAGGCACACCTGTTGGACCCTATGATAATCTCATTGCCGGAACAGCTTTAGCAAATAATAAAACCCTGATTACTAATAATGTAAAAGAGTTTTCGAGAATTGAAGATTTAAAACTGGAAAATTGGTATTAGGTTTAATAAGGAACATAAAGATTAATGGAAAAGTCACAAAGTTACACAGAGATTTGTATTGGGGTAATAAAACTCGTAAATTGTTGAACAATCGCCACTAATGGAAAAATATCTAAAAAAGATAAAACACATCATTCCAGCTTACATTGCTGTGACTTTTATAACAACATCGGTTGTTTTATTATTTAGATGGTTTTTCACAATACGAAATGATTTCTTACATATCAACGAGGAAGTTTTTTTCTTTTATATTCCTCTAATTTTGCCGCTTATTGTGAGTTTTATATGGTTAAGTCGTAAGTTTAGAATACTACGTTTTGTAAATTACCATAAATCTGTCATGATTTATGAAATGATTGTGTATGCAGCATTTTTTGGAACTTTAATGTCATCAAACTATTATCTCAATTTCGTAACTAGTGAAATAACAGAAGTAACCTCTATAAATAATTTGCATAAAAACAACTCAAGATATCTAGCAATTTCAGATATTGACCTGGAATTCGATATGCCAAGTATCCATATAAAAATCAGCACATCTGGTGGAGGATTTAGATTCAATCGGAGGAGAGATCTAACCTTCACTGCAT
Encoded here:
- a CDS encoding crotonase/enoyl-CoA hydratase family protein, producing the protein MSESSRVELKIENQIAFVSLARPHKRNALDMEMFKAIADTIKKLRKNRDIRAVIVSGEGEDFCSGLDVKSIMKSKSAPLKLLKKWNPFSSNLAQFVSTGWQKIGVPVITVIHGRCWGGGLHIALGADIRIATPNASLSIMEGRWGLIPDMGGLLALRTHCRLDVAKELTWTAKIIDGKQAKDFGLVTHLSETPKEAAMQLAEELIEQSPDTVSAVKKLYNKSWKGRKGWALFRESFYQIRILLGKNSRIKAYNQTHEPDEHKPFLRRKKW
- a CDS encoding CopG family transcriptional regulator, translating into MTHIIYKKVNMGQVTIYLEDEIEKKMVEAAQSANLSKSKWIAKLIQEKVNSEWPLSVQEAAGSWDVFPSAEELRNNQGKDTKREEL
- a CDS encoding type II toxin-antitoxin system VapC family toxin gives rise to the protein MYLLDTNILIYFFKGAGKVASKLLSVSPKEISISSITLFEIELGIAKSNSPEKRMKQLQDLCSVIEVIPFAEKESKVSATLRATLENKGTPVGPYDNLIAGTALANNKTLITNNVKEFSRIEDLKLENWY